A genome region from Trichosurus vulpecula isolate mTriVul1 chromosome 5, mTriVul1.pri, whole genome shotgun sequence includes the following:
- the LOC118851238 gene encoding WAS/WASL-interacting protein family member 1-like: MPSPGSDTPKSRVGVPLFPGALCPHTSLGDALELHAGRPRAGGGLISNLRRLRSEAGDPREALPSPARRRGLPGEAAALDAQARWPAPGEARGGGGGSGVQPRAPTPPRAPPHRVGGCAPRGGRRRRRAEGAVLRLALPAPSPSTPHLSPRAEAGTHLTKTPAERLPPPRARPPGRRDHGRKPEPLLPPADAAPLLAQLRALRWGSSRRSRTLRLRRGDQSRLEGPNSPPRPTPPRT; the protein is encoded by the coding sequence ATGCCCAGCCCCGGGTCGGACACCCCAAAGAGCAGGGTCGGGGTCCCACTTTTTCCGGGCGCACTCTGCCCACACACGTCTCTTGGAGACGCCCTCGAACTTCACGCTGGGCGGCCCCGGGCTGGCGGGGGGTTAATCAGTAACCTCCGCCGCCTGCGGAGCGAGGCCGGGGACCCGCGGGAGGCGCTGCCTTCGCCCGCCCGGCGCCGCGGGCTCCCGGGGGAAGCGGCTGCGCTCGATGCCCAGGCTCGGTGGCCAGCACCCGGGGAGGcccgtgggggggggggggggtctggggTCCAGCCGCGCGCACCGACCCCTCCGCGGGCGCCTCCTCACCGTGTCGGCGGCTGCGCTCCGAGGGGCGGGCGGAGGCGCAGGCGGGCGGAGGGGGCGGTGCTGCGGCTCGcgctccccgctccctccccctCTACTCCCCACCTGTCCCCTCGAGCCGAAGCCGGCACTCACCTGACCAAAACCCCCGCGGAGAGACTCCCCCCGCCACGAGCCCGCCCGCCGGGGCGCAGAGACCACGGGAGGAAGCCGGAGCCGCTGCTGCCCCCGGCCGACGCCGCTCCGCTTCTGGCCCAGCTCCGCGCACTGCGCTGGGGGAGCAGTCGGAGGAGTCGGACACTGCGCCTGCGCCGCGGGGACCAGAGCCGGCTAGAGGGACCAAattccccaccccgccccactcCGCCCCGCACCtga